The genomic segment GGACCAGGTTCAgtgactgctttttaaaaggctCGAAGTAAGATATTAGATcagcaaaaaagcagcactgaggcACAGCAGCCACAGAAGTTGTGTGCTGAGGTAGACCTGTGTATGTGAAATCTCTCTCCAAAAAGATTTCAGCACTTCACATGACCTCTGctgatacttatttttaaatgacgCTTTGTGTCAGCTGTCTCAGCTCCACACTGCCGTGGGCTATTCTTAAGTCTGGACTGTTTTCCAGTCAGCGTGAAGTGGACTTTGCTGCCTGATATGAACTGTTGACTTGTCCTGGTAGTTTTTGTTGGCAACAAACATAGCAGTAAGCCAACTGCAATGGCAATGCAGCCGTGATTTCTGCCAGCCCTTGGGTGTATTTTCCAAATACTGAAGCCAGTGACCTAGCTGAACTGAGGTCTCAGAGAGTCCTTTCATGGATACTACAGGAAAAGACCTctttttagtggttttttttcatataatctGGTAGACAGCAGTATATGAGCGTTTGAAGAGAAGGTGCAGGTGTGATCAGTCAGCTGGGATGTTGCCTGTAACACATAGGGCCATAGGTGTTAACAccttaaatgttttaaacagcCTCTACTGGTACTCTagtaatattttccttcctgccacTGCAGATGTACCTGAAGGTAGTAGAGTTAGGAAAAACAACTCCTTTTTCTAGTGTGCTGTCGTCTAACTGCAATGTTGAGCTCCTCCTGAAATGACAATTTGTCTAGTGATCAAAAAGCTGAATATTGACAGATGTCCTTTTCAACATTATAGCTGGTCCTGTAGTTACACCAGTTCCCAAAAGACCTCAAGGTCCCTTTCTTAGTGCACTCCTCTACTCTGACTGGCAAACTGAACAGAAAGGCTTTTTGCCTACCTAAAAATACACCAGACTCATAAAATGAGCAGTAACTGCTGTTAGGAAGTCACTGGTTGCCCGGGTCATTGGAGGCTGCTCCACACAGTGGAGTTGGCAGGTGTCCCATGCAATGTGCCATTTTCAATCCAGCAAGgcttacattattttatatttacacaGACTCTCAAGTCTCTTTATTTGAGAGCCTAAATGAACAACCTGCAGCATATACTCTGCAGAGATGGCTGACAGCAGCTTATTAATCACATTCCCTGCCCAGGCCCAGCCAGTGTAGGAGTGACTGATCTTCCATATTGCATTGGACaactttaatattaaaggaACAGGAAAACATACCAAATAAGTTAAGCACATAAAGGCTGGCTGCACCATGGCTCCTGGAAGAACACATGCTCTTTAGCATGAACACTGCAGAAACTCTGGTGAAAATATACCTGTTCACATGccaaagaccaaaaaaagacCTCTCCCATGCAACTGCTGTCAGTGCAACGAATAAACCACTGAAAACTTAACCTGCCTGCCCCAATTCTTTGGTCCATGATGGACAAAGCTTATGTAAAGTGTCACTATGTGATGTTATAGAAAGTGTTGTGTCATATATAGTATTTAAAGGAGTGAAGTTGTCTGCAGGACAGCGAATGCTAGGTGGCTGCCTGGTGACTGCAGTTGTGCTGGCTGATTAACAAGGAGAGCAAAATCCTTCTCTTCTACACAACCTAGAGGAAAGCAGGAACCTGACCGACAGCTATAGCTGAGTTAAGGGTAACGCGTCCAGTTTAGGATTTTCTTAAGAAGGAATATGCAGGTTAATCATGCCTAGTTGCTCTCCATTGCTGTCACTAGTAGAGCAAAGTCTTATTTTCCAGGATTTCAGATTCCAAAAGGAGGGTATAGAGTGAAGCCTGTGAGAAGAGTTAGGCCTAAAGAGGAGTTCTGAGTTGCAAGTTCTCTATCTGGACCTAAGCTAACCTCTCAcagtctctcttctccttttttgtaGGCAACATCTTTGTCGTCAGTTTGTCTGTCGCAGACCTTGTAGTTGCGGTTTATCCATACCCTCTGATCTTGAGTGCCATTTTCCATAATGGATGGACCATGGGAAATGTTCACTGCCAGATAAGTGGGTTCCTGATGGGCTTAAGTGTCATCGGGTCCATTTTTAACATCACGGCGATTGCAATCAACCGCTACTGCTACATCTGCCACAGCCTTCGGTACGATAAGCTCTTCAACCTGAAGAACACCTGCTGCTATCTCTGCCTGACCTGGATACTCACAGTGGTGGCAATTGTGCCAAACTTCTTCGTTGGCTCCTTGCAGTATGACCCCCGGATTTACTCCTGCACCTTTGCCCAGACGGTAAGTACATCATACACCATCACAGTGGTGGTGGTTCACTTCATCGTCCCACTGTCCATCGTGACATTTTGCTACCTGCGGATCTGGATTTTGGTGATTCAAGTCAAACACCGGGTGAGACAAGACTGCAAGCAGAAGCTCAGAGCAGCTGACATCCGGAATTTCTTGACtatgtttgtggtttttgtcCTTTTCGCTGTGTGCTGGGGACCGTTAAACTTTATTGGCCTTGCTGTTTCGATTAATCCTTCAAAAGTGCAGCCACACATTCCAGAATGGCTTTTTGTCCTGAGCTATTTTATGGCCTATTTTAACAGCTGCCTCAATGCTGTGATCTATGGGCTTCTTAACCAGAATTTCCGGAAGGAGTACAAAAGAATACTGCTGACACTCCGGACTCCCAGGTTGCTGTTCATTGATATGTCCAAGGGTGGGACAGAAGGGATGAAAAGCAAGCCATCTCTAGCCgtaacaaacaacaacaaccaagCTGAAATACATTTATGAGTCAGAACAGTACTATTTAGTCTGGATTACAgttgtatatataatatataagAGCCTTTCTATGTGTGCATTTCACAGCTGGTGTTGCTAGGCCCCTCATGCAAAGGAGGAGTCTGCTTCTCATGCAAGGAGGGAGTCTGCTACCTTTCATGCTTAGATTATTGCTGTGACATCAAGGCTTTGAGTAAGGATTTTCAGAATGGAAACGACTGatctttatcctttttttttttcatatgccATCTTTCACTGTGTGCCTAATTAATAGATTTGGTTGCTTTTGCATCAAGCATGCCAATACCCTCAAAAAGGGAAGCATTCCGAGTGCATGGAGAAATGCAGTTGTGCTTGAAATGCAACCTTCAAGAGGCGGTAAAATCGCCATGAATTACAAACAAacctttctcccctccctctgaATTCTATTTTTTTAGCATTAACATAACCCAAACTGTAGCAAACAAAGTATAAACTGCATGACATTTTACCTTTTCAGTTAGGTAACAGCATTAGCCAGCAGGCTTACATATGGGCATGATGACTTCCACTGCGTGTGcgtttgttttcctttttcttttctcttcaggtTTAGAAGCTAGCCTGGGCTAGATGTGAGGCAGGCAAAAGCCAGACCTAGTGAGTGTCTGATGCACTCATTTTAATTGAATATCTACAGATATTAATACCCTTGCACTCTCCTTCCCAGGCCACGAGTAAGAGTATAACATATGACATAATCTAATTGCAGGAAGATACTTGGAGCCTGATTCTAATTTAGGCAGTATCCTGTCATGGCCAGCATTCATTCCAAACATCTTTCAGAAGTCCCTGCTACATGAACATCATAAAAAAGATGAACATAACAGAGTTCCATCTGCTTAATGCAGATGCCGGCTTTTAAGTTCCGGTAATATTTACACTTGCAGacaaagggagaaggggaaggaagtgTTTGTTCCAAACATCTCTCCTTTTGCCCACCACATAACATTAATTTGATGGCGGGGGGAagtggagaatttttttccattttattcatgtacaaagctgtaattaattcatggagctgggagaggaaagcTACTTAAGCATATTCATGCATCAGTTCTCAGTTGAAGCCTGAACTCTGTTATCTGTGTCATTGGAAACAACGTCCTGAAGTGCTGGGAAAGCTAGTATCATGTTAGAAACAAGCACATGGGCAATGATAAGGCTGTTTCTTTAATGGAGTGGGGAGGGCTGACGGCAGCTGTCTGTAAatatgacttctttttttccttagcttcaTTGTGAATTCATCTCCTTATGGTTTTAAATGTGTGGATCCTGCTTTGAAACAGTCCCATAAAATCAATAGGTAAAACTCCCCTGGTGCAACTCCACCTTCAAGCTAGCAAGCCTGGCTTGATGCTGGTGTACTGAgaggcacagcaggagctgtgtgATGGAGAGGAGCAGGTCAGAGCCCTGTGGGTCTAATGAGGACAGCAGTCAGCCCTGCTCCTGATCAAAGAGTGCAGTCTTCTCTCTTTGATCATAGTCAAAGCAGGACTAGTTCCCAGGGCTGAACCCTGAAACACTGAGAACCAGACTTTGCAATAGCATGTAGGTGCCTAGAGATGGAGGTATGTAGGATTTACAAAAATGCTGAGCAGGCTAAGTGCCTAATCCTTAATGAAGTTAATAAGCCATTTGTGCATTCCTTCCTGAAAGCAGCTTGTTGCTGAATGTCCCTTCTGCTGATTTTTGGAGGGAAGAGGAGTTGGGAGAAGTTAAGCCCCTTTATGAAGTGGGCCAAGAAACACTGTGTGGCCCACTGCTTCAgtgaggactgcagtgtgtgtgcTGCCACGTGGTGAAGGTTGCTGCAATGCAAGGGGGGTCTCTGCATTTATAGGGCACCCTGGCACTTCATGAAGTTTCAAACTTGAACATCTCAGCCACTTCAGAtgattattgttttaaaatgcaccGCAGCCAGCCTCCCATAATAGGAATCAAACTGAGTTCTGTTTTGGCCTCTTAATCTGCCTGAGCATGGCCAAATAAAGGTATCTTGACCCTCAGAAATAATGTGATCCGTTTGCCTTCCAGCAAAACCAGTCTGGATGAATTCACACCATTCCATGCAAGCAAAATCATTTTGAGCCAAACTTGGATAAGAAAAGCACCGAGGAATCCATAACTGCAGGGAGTGTTTGTCCCATCACGCCAAGGAGATGTCCCGTGTTCTGTGACTAGTCTTCAAAGTTGTTTGCAATTAGCTACAACACTGTTAGTTAGAATCACattagcaaataattttaagcaTCTAGTGCCAAGCCAAATATACTCCTTTAAGACAATCATGAAGAATCTTGTACAGGTTTGCCAAATATCTCAAATACCCCACAACTGGGGTTTCATCTTATGGATCCCTGTCTTTTTAACTGAATGTTCAGTGAAGGCAAtgtggtatttattttctttaagcttgTATTTGCACTATTTCTTATTCAGGCTCCAAAGTAACAACCAGCGAGCATTTGAACCAAACCAAGTAAGCCAAAGAGGTCCCGAACAGGCAAGCTGTGGGAGTCCCTGCTAGCACCTGGTAGGaaggggagcagcaggagcacaaTAGGGCATCTCCCCAGGACTCGCAGAGAGTCACTGCTGAACCAAACTATGCAAAATTGTAGGGGGATCTGCTCATCTTCTGCTGTAAGGTCTGAGCCCGACTCCTGCCCAGGTCTTTGCAGGGGACAGGCTAAAGTACCTGCCGTGCTGGGGTGGGTCCTGAGCCGCTCCCTGCACGTGCAGACCCTGCCACCACCCTGCAGGGTGGGGATGGGTCTGTGATGGGTGCTGTCCATCTAACAGCACGGAGAGCTTGCCCTAGCACAACCTGTTCAGAAGTGCTTTGGGTGTCCCAGTATACGTGAGGGCTGCCCGAGAGTGAGCCCGGAGCTGGGCTGATTCAGCTGCCACGGTTGGAATCCTGAGCTCAGTCCTGCTGGAGCTGAGGTTTGCAATatgaaacatgaaaagcagGGAACATGgcttcaaacagaaaacactgtgcCATTTGCAAGCACTTTGATACAGAGACAGTGCTTAGGATAGGATAGATTTTTATACtgacttattttaaaactaccCAAGCAGCTCCTTACTTTTATGTTAAGAAATGGTTAACAGGGTACAGAGAGTTTATTTTGTTAAcatttgtttacagaaaaaggGAAGTGTGTCTTAAACTGGGAATCCTGAGCAGTGTCAGTTTCCCTGTGGGAATCTAGCTTTCttcaaaatttgatttttcaaggAGACACTCTGCCAATTCCACCTGTTGCATACCTGGCCTTAAGTCTCAGAAATAACATTGAGATCTCCTATAAACTAGTTTTAAATCAGTTGCTCTGGATTTGACCTGGTGGTGTTGAATACCTATTCTAGCCCCAAACTCTAAAATTGTCATAGTGGACATAAAC from the Gymnogyps californianus isolate 813 chromosome 9, ASM1813914v2, whole genome shotgun sequence genome contains:
- the GPR50 gene encoding melatonin-related receptor; amino-acid sequence: MERPGSNGSCPGCRLEGGPSARAATALAAVLIFTIVVDVLGNALVILSVLRNKKLRNAGNIFVVSLSVADLVVAVYPYPLILSAIFHNGWTMGNVHCQISGFLMGLSVIGSIFNITAIAINRYCYICHSLRYDKLFNLKNTCCYLCLTWILTVVAIVPNFFVGSLQYDPRIYSCTFAQTVSTSYTITVVVVHFIVPLSIVTFCYLRIWILVIQVKHRVRQDCKQKLRAADIRNFLTMFVVFVLFAVCWGPLNFIGLAVSINPSKVQPHIPEWLFVLSYFMAYFNSCLNAVIYGLLNQNFRKEYKRILLTLRTPRLLFIDMSKGGTEGMKSKPSLAVTNNNNQAEIHL